TCGCCGCGCGCGACGAGCTCCGACTGCGACGGCGTGCCCGACGCTGCGCCGGCGGATGCATCGGATGTGGCGCCGCGCGCCTTGGGCGCTTCGGCTCCCGCGCTCGAGGCTCGCGCGGGCGCACCCGGCTCGGACGCTCGCGCGTTCGCGTTCGGTTCGTCGCCCCCGCCGCACGCCGCGACGGCGAGCGCGAGCACGCCCGCCGCAGCCATCGCCCTTCCCGTCGTTCTTCTCCGCATCGTCGCCCGGGCTCCTCTCCGCATTGCGGCCCGGACAGTAGCCGCGCCGCGGGCGCGCGCGAGCGCGCGGAGCGCGATCTATGGTTCGCGCCGTGGAGCACCCGGGCCCCGTCGATGCGCCGAGCGGGTCGCCGCGCGAAGCGGCGCCGCGCTGGCGCACGCGCGCGAACGCGCTCACGGCCGTGCGGCTCGCGGCCGCGCCCGCGTGCGCGCTCGCGATCGCGAGCGGCGCACACGGCGCGGCGTTCGCGCTCTTCTGGCTCGCAGTCGCGACCGACCTCGTCGACGGGCGCGTCGCGCGCCGCTACGGCGAGGCATCGCCGCTCGGCGGGCTCCTCGACCACGCCACCGACGCGACGTTCGCGTCGCTCGGCCTGCTCGCCGTGGCGCTGCGCGGCGAGGCGCCGCTCGCGCTGCCGGCGCTCGTCGCGGCGGCGTTCGTGCAGTACGTCGTCGACTCGCGCGCGACGCGGGGGCGCGCGCTGCGCGCGAGCGCGCTCGGGCGCTGGAACGGCATCGCCTACTTCGCGCTGCTCGGGGTTCCCGTCGTGCGCGACGGGCTCGGCCTCGGGTGGCCGCCCGCGGGCCTCGTGCACGCCCTCGGGCTCGCGCTCGTCGCGACGACGCTCGCCTCGATGCTCGACCGCGCGCTCGCCGCGCGCCGCGCTCGTTAGGCGCCGCCGCCGGCGGGCGCCTCGCCGAACAGCTCGCGGTTCGCGCGGCGCAGGAAGAGCAGCCCGATCGCCGCGTTGAAGAAGATGAAGAAGTTGTGCTGCACGAGGCCGAAGGCGGTCATCGCGCCCGGGTCCTGGTTCGGGAAGAGCACGACCCAGAGCGTGATCGCGACCGAGCGCATCGGCCCCGGCGTCGCGGCGCCGAAGAAGATCACCGGCAGGTAGCCGAGCATCGAGCCGAAGCCGACGTCGACGCCGAACAGGTGCAGCGCGAGCGTGTAGACGACGACCGCCGTCAGCAGCGCGGGCGAGCGCAGCGCGATGATCGTCGGGTAGTAGTGCCAGCGCGCCTCGCGGAACGCGCGGAAGACGGGGCGCTCTCGCAGCCTCACGCCGGGCGCGATCGCGCCGGTCATGAAGAGGTGGAAGAGCGCGAACGCGACGAGGATGCCGACGTACACGCGCGGGATCAGCGCGAACACCTCGGGCAGCGCGTCGCCCGAGATCCACCAGCCCACCGTCGCCCACGTCGACAGGTAGAGCAGCTCGCACAGCATGATGAAGAGCATGCTCGAGCCGAGCTCCCAGCCCGGCACGCCGTGGCGGCGATAGAGGTAGAGCCCCATCGCGCCCTTCCCCACCTGCTCGTTCAGGATCGACAGGATGTACGAGCTTCCGCGCACGGGCAGGATGTCGCGGTAGGCGACGCGCGTGTTGAACCAGTTGACGACGCGCCACACGACGGCCGAGTCGACGAGGAAGAACAGGAACGAGTACGGGACCATCAGCGCGAGCCAGCGCGGCCAGCTCACGTTCGCGAACGCGCGCCCGAGGTAGGCGAGCACCGTCGTGTGCTCGCGCGCGGCCGCGCCCGCCATGCGCGTGTAGAGATAGGCGAAGCACGCGATCGTGACGAGCCACGGCAGCAGGCGCACCCCGCGCGCGGCGAAGCTGCGCGGAGCGGCGGGAGCGGGAGCGTTGGTCATCGCGTCTCCGGGGCCGGCGCGGCGTCGTCGGCGCGCAGGCAGTGGGCGAGCGTGTCGTCGAGCGGCGTGAGCGCGATGCCGAGCCGCGCGCACGCGGGCTGCGGGTCGACGCGGTCGTCGTGTTGCAGGACGCCGAGCATCGCGCTCGTGATCGGCGGGTTCGCGAGCAGCGCGCCCGCGGCGGCGGCGAACGCGCGCGCGAGCGCGAGCGGCACGGACGCGATGCGCGGCGCCGGGCGGCCGAGCGCGCGCGCCGCGCGCGCCACGAGCTCGCGGTGCGGCAGGCACTCGGGGCCGCCGAGGTCGAGCGCGGCGCGCTCGTCGCCCGTGTCGGCCGCCGCGGCGAGGATCGCGTCGACGACGTCGCGCGCGTCGATCGGCTGCTGCAGCGTGCGGCCGCCGCCGACGAGGCGCGCGCGTGGCGCGAGCGCCTGGCGTCGCAGCGCGGAAGCCGCGTAGTCGCCGCGCCCGAGCACCATCGGCACGCGCAGGATCGTGGCCGGTACCGCGCCCGCGAGCAGCGTCTCCTCGGCCGCGCCCTTCGACGCGAGGCACGCGTTGCGCGCGCCGGGCCGCGAGCCGACGATGCTCAGGTACACGATGCGCCGCACGCCGGCCGCGGCCGCCGCGCGCGCGAGCACGCGGCAGCTCTCCTCGTGCGCGTCGCGGTAGCTCGCGCCCTTCGCCTCCTTGAGGATGCCGACGAGGTGGACGACGGCCTCGCAGCCGCGCGCGGCCTCGCGCATCGCCGCTTCGTCCGCGTAGTCGACGAGCGCGACGGGCGGGCGCGCGCTCGCGGGGAGCGCTTCGAGCTGCGCGGCCGCGCGCTGCGACCGCACGGCGGCGCGGAAGCGCGCGCCGTCGTCCGCCCGTTCGAGGAGCGCGCGTCCGAGGTGGCCGTTCGCGCCGGTGACGAGGACGGGCATGGCGGCCGATCCTAGCATCGGGCCCGCGCCCTCCGACGCGCGTTGACTTCCGCGCGCGCGAGCGGTCTCCTGTGCGCATGCAACGCATGCTCTCGCTCGCGAGCGCCGGCGCGCTCGTGCTGCTGCTCGGCCTCCTGCTCCGGCTCGCCGCGCAGCAGGCCGAGGGCCCCACCCACGTCGACCTGCGCATCGCGGAGTGGACGCCCGCGACGCTCTACCTGCCGCCGCGTCCCGGCGCGCGCGCGTTCGGCCTGCCCGAGCCCGCGCCCGAAGGCGAGCGCCCGATGGCGGTCGTGCTCGCGCACGGCTTCGCGTCCGACCGCGCGAACATGAGCCCGCTCGCGCGTTCGCTCGCGAACGCCGGCTACGCCGTGCTCGCGCTCGACCTCGCCGGCCACGGCGAGAACCGCCGCGCGGGCGGCTTCCGCGCCGCGCGCTCGCACCCGAAGAGCGACTTCCACGACGAGCTCGAGGCGGCGGTCGACTACCTGCGCGCGAGCCCGCTCGTCGACGGTGCGCGCATCGCGGTGATGGGCCACTCGATGGGCGCAGGCGCCGCGCTCGGCTACGCGTCGTGGGACCCGACGATCGACGGCGCCGTGATGATCGCGGGCGGCTGGCGCATCGCGGGCCCGCACGCGCCCGCGAACGCGCTCTTCGTCTACGCCGAGGGCGACCGGCGCGAGCTCCACGACGGCGTGAAGCGCCTGGCGTCGCGGCTCGCGGGCGGCGCGTCGCTCGCGGACGGCGAAGTGCACGGCGACTTCGCGAACGGAACGGCGGTCGCGCACGTCATGGTCGCGGGCGCGAGCCACGTCGGCATCGTGGCCGACGATGCGGCCGTGCGCGAGATCGTGCGCTGGCTCGACGCGATCGACGGGCGCGACCGCGCGCAGCCCGCGGGCCTCGACGACCCGCGGCGCGCGACGGCCGCTCTCGGCGCGCTGCTCGCCGTGCTCGTGCTGCCGGGGCTCGGGCTCGCGTGCGCGCGCCTCGCGCCGGGCGATGCGCTCGGCGCGCGCGCGCCCGCCGCGCCCGCGCGGCCGGGCGACGCGCCCGCCGGCGCCGTCGAGCTCGGCGTGCTCGTCGTCTCGCTCGTCGCCGCGCTTCCCGCGATCGCGCTCGGCTCGCCGCTGCCCGCGCTCTCGCTCGAGATCGGCGAGCTCGCCGTTCCCTACCTGACGATCGCGGGCGCGCTCGCGCTCGCGGGGCTCGCCGCGCTCGGCCGCCTCGACGTGCGCGCGCTCGTGCGCGAGCCCGCGGCCGCGCTCGCCGCCGGCGCGGCCGGCGGAGTGGCGCTCCTGCTCCTGCTCGCGCCACTCGGCTGCGTGTTCCACGGGCTCGCGCTCACGCCGGCGCGCGCGGCGATCGCGCTCGCGTGTGCGGCGCTCCTCCTGCCCGCGTTCCTCGCGCTCGAGGGCGGCGTGCGGCGCGGCGGCCTCGCGCGCGGCGTCGCACTCTCGCTCGCGGGACGGCTCCTCGTCGTCGGTGCGCTCGCCGCGGCGACGGCGCTCGGCGTGCTGCCGCGCGTCGTGTCGCTGATGCTGCCGATCCTCGGCTCGTTCCTGCTCGTGCTCGAGCTGCCGTGCGCGGCGATGCGCGCGGGCGGCGGCCGCGCGCTGCTCGCGGCGTCGTTCCAGGCGGTCGTGCTCGGCTGGGTGCTCGCGGCCGTCCTGCCCGTCTCGGTCTGACGCGGCCCGCCGACCGGGCGCGGTGCCGCGCCCAACGAGCGAACGAGCGGCCGGCGGGAGCACGGCCGCGCGCCTAACGAGTCGTCGGGTGCGCGCGGTGCGCGACGACGGCGGCGGCCGCGATCGCCGCGCACCACAGCGCGAGGCTCCCGAAGCCGGCCGCGATGCCCACCGCGTCCGACAGCGCGCCCGTGATCCACGGCAGCGCGAAGCCGCCGATCGAGCCGAGGCCGGCGACGAGGCCGACGGCGCGCCCCGGCGCCTGCGGCACGAGCCTTCCCGCGAGCGCGATCATGAGCGGGAAGACGGCCGACACCGCGACGCCGCACGCGCCGAGCAGCCAGTCGACGAGGCGCACCTCGAAGAGCACGCCGAGCCCGACCACGGCCGCGGCCGCGAGGCCCGACGCCGCCATGAGCCGCGCGTCGACGCCGCGCGTCGGCAGCAGGAGCAGGAGCCTCCCGAGCCCGATGCCGAGCCACAGCCCGCTGATCGCGCGGCCGCCCTCGGCCTCGCCGAGCGCGAGCGCGCCCATCGCGTAGGGCGTCGCGAACAGCGTGAGCGCGGCCTCGATCCCGATGTACGCGAACGCGACGGCGCAGAGCGCGAGGAAGGCCGCGCTCGTGAAGCTCCCGGGCGCGGCCCGCGCCGCGCCCGGTGCGCGCGCCGAGGGCGGCGGCAGCGGCACGAACGCGGCCCACGCCGCGAGCGCGAAATAACATGCGCCCGCCGCGCGCGAGACGGCGATCCACTCGCCGCTCCCGCCCGCCGCGTGCACGAGCCACGGCGCGACGACGGCGCCGAGGGGAACGGCCGCGTGGAGGAGCGACATCGGGCGCACCGCGTTCTCGCCCCACCGCTCGACGGTCACCGTGTTGAGCAGCGTGTCGTACACGCCGCAGCCCGCGCCGAGGAGCGCCACGTGCGCGAGCGCGCGGCCGAAGCCCATGCCGTCGTCGACGCTCGCGAGCGCGGCGCCCGCGAGCAGCGCCGAGCCGACGAAGATCGGCCGGCGCGGGTAGCGATCCACGAGCCAGCCCGAGGCGAGCACGCTCGTCCCGATGCCCGCCGAGAGCGCCGACCCGAGCAGGCCGAAGCGCGTGTGGTCGAGCGCGAGCGACTGCGCGATGCCCGGCTGGCACACGCCGAGCAGCACGAGCGAGAAGCCGAACATCAGGAACGCGGCGCCGCCGAGGGGGAGCATGCGTGGGTGGCCGCGTCAGGCCGCCGGCGCGCCGAGCCACGAGGAGCGGAACAGGAAGAACACGGCGCCGAGCAGGCAGAGCCCCGCCCACAGGAAGTCCGAGTGGATGGGCGCGCGCATGTAGAAGATGGAGAACGGCGCGAACACCGCGAGCGAGACGATCTCCTGCAGGATCTTGAGCTGCGGGAGCGAGAGCGCCGTGTAGCCGATGCGGTTCGCCGGCACCTGGAGCTGGTACTCGAAGAACGCGACGCCCCAGGCGACGAGCGCGACGACGAAGGCCGGGCGGCCGGCGAGGTCGCGCAGGTGGCCGTACCAGGCGTAGGTCATGAACGCGTTGGAGAGGACGAGCAGCAGGACGGCTTTCACGACGGCGGGCATCGCGCGCTCCGGGTGTGCCGCGAGGGGCGCGGCGGGGGCGCAGAAGCTAGGCGAGGCCCGTCGCGAGCGCCGCGCCCACGACGAGGAGCAGCGCGCCGACGAGCGCGCGCAGCGCGCCGACCGTCGTCTTCGGGAGGAGGCGCTTCCCGAGGTAGGCGCCCGCGAACGCGCACGCGGTCGCCGCCGCGACGTTCGTCCACGGGATCGACGCGTCGCCGCGCATCGTCGCGCCGAACGCGACGCCGTAGACGGCGAGGCGCGCGCCGTCGACGAGCAGCGCGATCACCGCCTGCGTCGCCGCGAACTCGGCCGGCGCGAGCCCGAGCGGCGCCAGGAAGATCGCGCGCAGCGCGCCCTGATGTCCCGAGAGGCCGCCGAAGAAGCCCGAGAGCGCGCCGCCGAGCGGCAGCCAGCGCGCCGGCGCCTCGAGACGCGCGACGCCGGGCACGAGGTCGGCGAGCGAGAACGCGACGATCGCGAGGCCGACGACGAGGCCGAGCGGTGTGACGTGCGCCGTGCGCCCGCCGAGCTGCCAGGTCGCGAGCGGCGCGAGCGCGTCGGACTGCGCGAGCTCCGTGAGCACCGCCGCGCCCGCGAACGCGGCGACGACGGCCGGCACGCCGAAGCGCGCGACGACCTCGCGCCGCGCACCGCGCGCGAGCAGCCCGAACTTGAACAGGTTGTTCGCGGCGTGCACCACCGCCGTCGACGCGATCGCGACGTCGACCGGGAAGAAGAGCGCGAAGACCGGCATCAGGAGCGTGCCGAGCCCGAAGCCCGAGAAGAGCGACACGAGCGACGCGCCGAATGCGGCTGCGCCGACGACGGCGACGTCGAGCGTCACCGCGTCACGCGCCGCGGTCGGCCGCCGCGGGTTCGGGCGGCCGCCAGGACTGCAGCTCGATCATGTTGCCTTCGGGGTCCGCGACATAGCACCAGGTGACGCGCGCCCCCGTCGCCGCGACGAGCTCGACGACGTCCCCGACCGGCGCGCCGCCGTTCGCGAGCACCTCGTCGCGTGCCGCCGCGACGTCGGCCACGGCGAACGCGATGTGCGTGAGGCCCGGGCGGTTCACCGCCGTGGGAAGGCCCGGAAGCTGCTCGTCGTAGGTGTAGATCTCGAGCGTCGGCCCGTCGGGGCCGCAGCCGGGCAGGCGCAGGTGCGCGCCGCGCAGCCGCGCGCTCGCGAGGCCCGTTCCCGCTTCGAGGGCCGGGCCCGCGTAGTCGCGCTCGGGCGGCACGGGCACGCAGCCGAGCACGGCCTCGTAGAAGCGCGCGAGCGCGCGCCAGTCGCGCGCGACGATGTTGGTGTGGACGTAGGCGGCGCCCGCGATCACGGCGGCCGACGATAGCGCTGCGTGGCTACGCGCGGCGCGGGGGCGCCGCGCGCCACTCCTCGCGCAGGAGCGCCCAGCGCTCGTGGTCGCGCCAGCGCCCGCCCACCTTCAGGTAGCGCGGCGAGAGCCCTTCGCAGCGGAACCCGAGCGCGCGCACGAGCGCGATCGAGCGCGCGTTCGCCGGCTGGATGTTCGCCTCGACGCGGTGCAGGCCGAGCGCGCCGAACGCGCGCGCGACGGCGAGCGCGACGCCCGCGCGCAGGAGGCCGCGCCCCTCGAAGGGCGCGAACGCGTAGTAGCCGAGGCAGGCCGACTGGAGCGCGCCGTGCGCGATCTCGTTCAGGTTCACGACGCCGACGAGCGCGCGCGTGCGGCGGTCGACGAGCACGTGGCACGCGCGCCCGGGCTCGCGCGCGCGGAGGAGCCAGGCGCGGAACGCGTCCGGCGTCGACGGCGCGTGGACGAACGGGCGGTGCAGCGCGCCGCTCCGCCGCGCGGCGGCGACGAAGGCCACCTCGTCGCGCGCGTCGGGCGCGCGCAGCGCGAGGTCGCGCGCGCCCGGGGCATCGAACGCCCGCGCCTTCGGGCCGCGCGCGGCGCGCGCCCGCGCGCCCTCCTTCGCCCCCGGTGCTCGCGCGGCCCGCCCGCTCACAGCTTCTTGAAGTAGCGCGCGACCGGCACGTGCCGGAAGCCCGCGGCCTCGTACGTGCTGCGCGCGGGCGCGTGCCCCGGGTCGCCGCCCGTCTCCACCATCGCCGTCGTCAGGCCCGCCTGCGCGAAGCGCGCGAGCGCGAAGCGCGTCATCGCCGCCGCGATGCCGCGGCGCTGGTGGCGCGGGTCGACGGCGATCATGTGGATCTCGCCCATGCGGTCGGCCGCGTGCGTGCGGAGCGCGACGAAGCCCGCGACCTCGCCCGCAATGAGCGCGACGAACGCCTCGCCCCCGCCGTCCGTGCACGCGGCCTCGACGGCCGCGGTCTGGCTCGCGCGCCAGTCGGCGACCTGCGCGCGGAAGATCTCCGTGCCCATCGCCTCCTCGATCGACGGGAACACGGGCTCCCACGCGCGCAGCGCGAGGCGCACGACCGCTTCGAGGTGCTCGCGGTCGAAGGGGACGATCGTCGGCACGGCGCGGAGCCTAGCGTCGAGTGCGCCGGCTCAGCGAGGCGGCGACGCCGCGCGCGCGAGCGCGCGGGCCGAGGCGGCGACGAAGCGGCGCTGGAGGCGGCGCGCGAACGGGCGGCCGAGCCGCGCGAGCGCGATCTCCGGCGCCGAGAACACCGCGATCTCGTACGTGACCTCCTTCGTCGCGGGGTCGTAGGCGACGGTGAAGCGCTCCTCGCCGCGAAGCGGGTGGCCGCGCAGCGTTCCGTAGGCGAAGGACGCGACGTCGCTCGCGCCTTCGTCGAGTGCCGCGTGGACGACGCGGCACGGGCTCACGAGCCACACGCCGAGGACGCGCACGAGCGTCGCGACCGTCTGGCCCGGCGCGACCTCGCCACGCGCGCCGTGCAGCTCGAGCCAGGGGATCTCGAAGTGACGCCACTGCGCGAGTGCGCGGCGCGCGCGCGCGTAGGTGTCGCGGCCGCGGCCGATCGCGAAGAGGTGGTGGTCGACGTCGTAGCGCGCGGCGAGGTGCTGGGGCAGCGGGGCGCCGACGTACGACGTCGCGCCGACCTCCCGGTAGCCGAACGGACGCGCAGCGTCGCCGAGCACCGCGTCGATCGCGGCCGGCGTCGGGCGCCGCAGCGTCGCGAACGTCATGCCCGTGCCCCTCGCCTCCCGCGTTCGGCCGCGCGGCCCCGACTCGTCTCCGAGCCAGGCGGCGACGGCGACGGCGACGACGAGCGCGAGCGAGCGGCGAGCGTACCTCTCCGCGCCCGCGCGTGTCGCGTCCGAGAGGGCGGTGCGCGCCGCTGCTCCGACGCTAGGCGCTGCCACCCGGGAGTGCGGCGGGACGGGACGGCTCGGCTAGGGTACGGCGCGGCGCGCGGCGCACGGCGCACGGCGCGCGCGCACTGCGCGGGGGACGAACACGCGTGGAACGCCTCTCCTCGAAGCAGACCTTCCTCTACAAGTTCGTGCTCCCCACCGTCTGGATCGTCGCGTTCGGTGGCGCGACCGCGCTGATGTTCGTCGCGCCCGAGTGGCTCGACCCGGAAGAGGACGTGAGCGTGCTCCGCTGGATCTTCCTCGCGGCGCTCGTCGCGGGCACCGCGCTCTTCTACTGGGCCTGCATGCGCGCCAAGGTCGTGTCGCTCGACGGCGCCGACTTCGTGATCTCGAACTACCGCACGACGATCCGCGTGCCCCTCCGCGACGTCGAGCGCGTCTCGGCGAGCCTCCTCGTCAACCCGGAGCTCGTGTGGCTGCACTTCCGGCGCCCGACCGAGCTCGGGAGCCGCATCGTGTTCATCCCCGAGCCGCGCGTGTTCGGCGGCTTCTCGCGGCATCCGCTCGCGCGCCGGCTCGCCGAGCTCGTCGCGGGCCCCGAGGCGTTCCACTAGCGACGGGCGCCGCCGTCACGGGTGCTGCGGCAGGTCGTCGAGGATCCGCGTCCACGGCGCCTTCGAGCCCACGTGGAAGTGCTCGCGCACCTCGATGCCCGCGTCGTCGTCGAGCGTTCCGAGGCGCACGCGCACGAAGGGGACGTCGCCCGCGTAGAGCTTCACGACCGGCGAGCCGCAGCGCGAGCAGAAGCAGCGGAGCTGGCCGGGTGACGACTCGTACCGCCCGAGCAGCTCCTCGCCCGCGACGATCCGGAAGTCGCTCGCTGCGACACTCGCGTTCGTCGCGAACGAGCTGCCCGAAGCCTTCCGGCACTGCGAGCAGTGACAGTGGATCGCCGGGCCGAACGGGCCCGTGACCTCGTAGCGGACCCCGCCGCACAGGCAGCTTCCTCGCATCATGGTCGGGTGGCTCCTCGTGCGCGCGCCGAGCGCGCGGGAAGTCGCGGGGCGCGACCGCCGACGCTACGCGGCCCGCGCGACGAGGTCGAGGAGATCGCGCGGCGCATTCGCGATCGCGTGCGCGCCGTCGAGCTCGGCGCGCGCGCCGTATCCCCATGCGACGCCGATCGAGAATGCGCCGAGCTCGCGCGCCGCGCGGACGTCGTGGTGCCGATCGCCGACCATCGCGATGCGCGCGGGCCGCGCGCCGAGCTCCTCGACACAGGCGCGGAGCACGTCCGTCTTGGAGCGGACGCCCCGCGCCCGGTCGCTCCCGACGACCGCGTCGAACCGGCCCGCGAGGCCGAGGCCGCGCACGACGGTGGCGGCCTCGTCGTGGCGCTTCGCCGTCGCGACCGCGAGCCGGTGCCCGCGCTCGCGAAGCGCGTCGAGCGCTTCCGGGATCCCCGGGAACAGCGGGCTCCGCGCCGCACCCGAGCGGCGGTACTCGACGCGATAGGCGTCGACCGCCGATGCGACGTCGTCGTCGCACGCGTCGGGCACGACCGCTGCGAAGATCTCCTCGAGCGGCGTGCCGATGAACGCGCGCAGCTCGCCGAACGAGGGCGGCGCGGCACCGAGCACGCGGATCGCGTGCGCGAGGCACGCGGTGATGCCGGGCGCGGAGTCCGCGAGCGTTCCGTCGAGGTCGAAGATCACGTGCTCGATCACGCCGCCGGCCCGTCCGTCGCGAGGCCGCGGCGACCGTCGGCGTCGCCGGGCGACCCGAACGCGCCGTCGAGCGGACGCGTCAAGCGGTGCTCGGGAATCGCGAGCTCGCCGAGCGCGAGCCGTCGTGCGCCGTCGGCCGCGAAGCCCGCCGCACGATAGAAGCGCTGCGCGCGCGCATTCGCGTCGAGCACCCAGAGCACGACCGCGACGAAGCCCGCCGACGCGAGCCGCGGCAGCTCGGCTGCGAGGAGCGCGCGCCCGACGCCCTGCCCCCACGCACGCGGCGCGACGTAGATCGCCGTGATCTCGGCGACGCGCTCCCCCAGGCCTTCGTCGCGCCGCGGCTGCGAGCTGCAGAACCCGACGACACGACCGCCCGCGCGCGCCAGCGCGACGTGGCGCACCGGCTCCGCGATGTTCGCGGCCCACTGTCGCGCTCGCACGACCGGGTCGAGCGCTTCGAGTACGGAGTCGGGAACCACGCCACGGTACGCGGCCTGCCAGCTCGCGACGTGCACGCGCGCGATGTCGTCGGCGTCGTCGGGCGTCGCGCGGCGGAGATCGAGGAGCACGTCAGTCCTCGGAGGTCGCGGCCGTGGGCTCGAGCTCGATCAGGATGTTCGACGGGCGGAGCTCGTACCCGGCTCCCGTCGATACATCCACGAGAATGCCTCCGCCGACCAGGAACGGGTGCAGCCAGATCAGGTTCCGGACCCATGTTTCGCTCGGGATGCCGCTCTCGATGGCAACCGACCGATCTCCGTATCCCGGGCTCGACGCCGTAACGATGTAGGCCGCGTTCTTGAAGCGGGGATCGTCGCTGTTGACAGTCTCGGCCGGCTTGCGACGAAGGGATATGTGCTTCCGATCCGAGCCGTCCTCCGGCGCGGGGCGAATCGTGACGGTCGCGTCCTTCGGGACCGTATCGATCGAGATCGTCTGCAGCGGTCCTCGCCGCAAGTGCATGCAACCGGTCGTCGTCGCGAGAAGCGTCGCGCAAAGAAGGACAGCAGGTGAAGGGTTCACGATCCAGCCCTCCGTGGCCGCAGCGCGGCTTGGCGAACGAAGCGGGAGGACGCCCGGTGCTTGCCCACCCCTCGAGGCTGCGAACGACGCGAGACTACACGTCGCGACGCCGGGCCCGGATCAGAACAATTGTCGTCCCACCGGGCGCGAGGTGCGCATGGGTCTGAGCTGAGCCCCAACCTGAGTCGTCTCGAACTGAGCGCCTCCTCGGTCTTGCGTCGCCCTCACTGCCTGGACCATTGGGTCCGCGAAGCGCTCCTCCGATCCCGCCCGCGAGATCAGAATCTCGGCTGTATAACGCGCCGGGGTGACGCATTCCGGCGCCGAGTGCCGCCGTCAACTCCGCTGAAGCCCGCCGCCGCCAGCTTCATCGGCTTGTTGGTTGGCTCGCGGTTCGAGATCCGGTGCACCTCATCCTGCGGTCTTCTTCCTTCCAAGCTTCCCGAGACGTTGTGCGATGAGGCTCTCCTCAGCGATTAGGCCCATTAGCGCCGTGGTGAGCGCAGCCTCGCTCCTGTAGTAGCGATCGAGCTCCTCAACAGCGACGTCCTTGGAGTGTGCCAACAGTCTCCACTGCGGTTGCCCATGCGTGCTGAATTCTTGAACGGAGTTGGACCTCGATGCAGAGCTTGTCGAACTCGGGGTTTCTCGTGGAATGAAACCGGAGTACGAGGTGAACTCCGCGATAGCCGCTTGAGGGAGGGGCATCGACGTAGTTGTCGACCCGAACCTGCTCGTGAGCTGCGCGGCTACTTGCATAGAGCGCCGCTACTTGCTGGACATCGGAATAGCTGCTGACTACGGCGCGGCAGCCACCTATGTCCTGCATCCGAGATAGCTTCATTTTGGGCGTCCGTTGAAGCTTCCTCCGGATCGATGTCGCTCGCTTGAGGCGTTGAGCGAGGACGGGTCTTGAGTTGACGCGCTTCGCCTTGGTCCGAAGGTCCATTGCGATCGTGTTGAGGGGAAAGCTGTGCGATGAACGCCAGTTGCTGAGGATGTCGAGCGCCTCGTCGAGCGGCACGGAAGACTCGCCGATCAAGCGAGCTCCGGCTCGGTTCACTCGCTCCCTGGTGTACTCGGGCCGCACCCACTCAGTTGACATGAGGCGATTCTCCCGCCGCCCCGACTACATGTTCAGCGTCAACCGCGCCGCTTCGCTCATCAGGTCGGGGCTCCACGGCGGGTCCCAGACGAGCTCGAGCTCGACGCCGGCGACGCCGGGGACGCTGCGGACCTTGTCCTCGACTTCGGGCGGGAGGGTCTCGGCGACGGGGCACATGGGCGAGGTGAGCGTCATCTGGACGAAGACGGCATTCCCTTCGCGCACCTCGATCGTGTAGATGAGGCCGAGCTCGTAGA
This genomic interval from Myxococcota bacterium contains the following:
- a CDS encoding HAD-IA family hydrolase, which translates into the protein MIEHVIFDLDGTLADSAPGITACLAHAIRVLGAAPPSFGELRAFIGTPLEEIFAAVVPDACDDDVASAVDAYRVEYRRSGAARSPLFPGIPEALDALRERGHRLAVATAKRHDEAATVVRGLGLAGRFDAVVGSDRARGVRSKTDVLRACVEELGARPARIAMVGDRHHDVRAARELGAFSIGVAWGYGARAELDGAHAIANAPRDLLDLVARAA
- a CDS encoding DUF1990 domain-containing protein, whose protein sequence is MTFATLRRPTPAAIDAVLGDAARPFGYREVGATSYVGAPLPQHLAARYDVDHHLFAIGRGRDTYARARRALAQWRHFEIPWLELHGARGEVAPGQTVATLVRVLGVWLVSPCRVVHAALDEGASDVASFAYGTLRGHPLRGEERFTVAYDPATKEVTYEIAVFSAPEIALARLGRPFARRLQRRFVAASARALARAASPPR
- a CDS encoding DUF59 domain-containing protein, with amino-acid sequence MSEPTSTTGATTRASHTEQPQADGPRTAKDVHDDVVAMLKTCYDPEIPVDIYELGLIYTIEVREGNAVFVQMTLTSPMCPVAETLPPEVEDKVRSVPGVAGVELELVWDPPWSPDLMSEAARLTLNM
- a CDS encoding GFA family protein, with the translated sequence MMRGSCLCGGVRYEVTGPFGPAIHCHCSQCRKASGSSFATNASVAASDFRIVAGEELLGRYESSPGQLRCFCSRCGSPVVKLYAGDVPFVRVRLGTLDDDAGIEVREHFHVGSKAPWTRILDDLPQHP
- a CDS encoding GNAT family N-acetyltransferase, with amino-acid sequence MPTIVPFDREHLEAVVRLALRAWEPVFPSIEEAMGTEIFRAQVADWRASQTAAVEAACTDGGGEAFVALIAGEVAGFVALRTHAADRMGEIHMIAVDPRHQRRGIAAAMTRFALARFAQAGLTTAMVETGGDPGHAPARSTYEAAGFRHVPVARYFKKL
- a CDS encoding GNAT family N-acetyltransferase, translated to MLLDLRRATPDDADDIARVHVASWQAAYRGVVPDSVLEALDPVVRARQWAANIAEPVRHVALARAGGRVVGFCSSQPRRDEGLGERVAEITAIYVAPRAWGQGVGRALLAAELPRLASAGFVAVVLWVLDANARAQRFYRAAGFAADGARRLALGELAIPEHRLTRPLDGAFGSPGDADGRRGLATDGPAA